The following DNA comes from Magnolia sinica isolate HGM2019 chromosome 18, MsV1, whole genome shotgun sequence.
GAGAAGTTTATTAACAATATCATGCGAGAGTGATTATTAACTAAATCATGATTCAATCTCACCCTATAAACTAAGTAAATAATTAAAAACTACGAAATTGATGACCAAATAGCTGATCCCACAATCGACTTTAAATTGTGGGGCCTATGGGATCAATTATATGGTCATCAAAGTTGATTGTTGATCATTAGACCATAAATTTGGTTCAGATCATTAATTAAGATATTTGGGATGGTAGGATTAATTAGATCTTAGATCAACCAGTTTGTGCAGTCATTTGATCGCATGACTTTTGGATTCTCATCTTAGCATGCACAAGTTAATTTTTGGGAAATTGTGTCACTTTTAAGGCCCTTAACACTATACCTTGCGATTTTGTTTGAATCATATGTTTCCTTACTTTTTTATAAGTTTTTGTTCTTTTATTCATTTGAATGCCCTCTTTTAATTTTGGATACTTTACAAGGATAAGGGATCCCCTTTCCCCAAACTTGAGATCCAGATTTACAACATTTTTAACTTTGGACTAATCAATTATTTAGGATTTTTAGTGAATCATATCATGCAAGCAACAAATCCAAACTGTGGTATTATTAATGAAGTATTTTAACATGATTGTACTAATGAGCTTTGGGCAATCCTTGCCCTACCCATGACATGAGATTTTGGTTTTTGAGTATTTGTTGACCAGATCCTAGTTTTACTCAATTATACCCGTAGGTAGACATTATTTACCATGGTTGTTTGACATTTCAAGATGAGTAGTTGTGGGGCTAATATGAGATGATGTGAGTTACCTCTTCTCATTGATTGGAAGAGTTGGCTTGGCATGCTTGGCCTATAATGATTGCTATCAGAAGGAACAAAGACTTGTCAATATCAAGTTGCCTTGGACAAGTCATCTTGGCTTTGCATGAGAAAGAACCAAGTCATTCCCAAACATGTATGTTTTGGGAAAAATCACtttctcatttgttggtttttgcTAAAACCAAACATGTAGTGGCGGTTTACGCTCTAGTCAAACTGGACTTTGAAATTGAGTTTTTTAAACCTTAAATGCATGTTTGGATGTTGCCCATCTtcatttgttttcattttttcaaaagtTAACTAACATGGTAGTTTAAAGTGGTCTCAGGCAATGTTACATTGCACGGAAATATTTAGGGACCATATCCACACGTGTTGATGTGTCACACATGTGCAAGGACTTAATTTGTCATGTTGAAGAGCCTTCACTTGCCCATGCCTCCACTGAAATTATGTTGATCGGTTTTTTAGGTGGCCCTTGATAGTGGACCAAATTTAAACCATCAATTGAAATTTGTGCTGTCATCACACCCATCCAATTAAAAAATCGGAAAAATTCCTTTTTGGTTTCCCCAAAACGCCCCCATGGCATATATGATCTTGGATCGTTATGCTTATGTTGAATTCTTAATTTGGACTATATGCTGATTTCTTGGAGGATACTTGCAATGATAACCATGTAGTATGTCCTTCTTAGGGAGGATTTCTAAAGGACAAAAGGGAAGATCTTGGGGCATGCAGAGGGTTGTAATCACACTTCTATTGGCGAGAAGTTGTAAAGATTACTGGAAAATATCTGAAGTTGCTTAATTAAGCGGTCTCATATTGGGGAATTATTCGAAGGGGTTTGGGATGGTAATTTGCATAGAGATTGTATTTTTGGTTGTGTGAACGCCCCCGTGTGAGCGGTGGCCTCACTTCCTCAgctttgtctttctttcttttggtgttTGTGTGATTGGGGTGTGATTTGACTCAGATGAGAGATTTCATACCACTTGGAGGCACCACTAGCCAAATGAAGCTTATAATCTATAGCTGGTTAGAAACCATAAAATTACTTATTGGTTGGAGAACCATAAGACTCCTATAGTTAGTCTACGACTGTAGATTCCGAGTAAGGGCCTTAGTGACAGAAATAGAAGGGGTTAGGCATCATTTTTTGCCTGCATGACGCGCGGTCTCTACTTTATGGGATTTTAAAGTTTTTTAAAGGATGCAGTAAAACTCTGGCGTTGCTTTGAAGAGTCAATGGCTTAGGGCAAGCAAAAAAGAGAAATGAGACCTAGCATTGCTTCACAGAGCCAATAGCTTAAGGCAAGTAACAAAGTAAAAGAAGATAGAGGGAAATATTGTGAAATAAAGATAAAATGAAAGTAAATGTTGCAGCATGAATGAAGAAGTGGAATGTTGTAGTAGAATCACATGGAATGGCTGCACACTATGGAGATGtgagagaggaaagaaagagaatcGATACTCATTTGTGGAAGAGGTGCTCAAATATCTCCAATCCCCTCCCTACGTCatcgaatttggactattaaaGAAGCTTACGTTGGCTAGAAACTGGGTTTGTATGGCTTGGATATGTGGTTGGGATGGGGTGGCTAGGCTTCTCTCGTCTCTCTTCCCTTTGGCTTCAAAGCATCATATTTACCTTACATTCGTTTCTCTTTGccgccgccccccccccccccaaaaaaaaaaaaaaaatcatcgctCATTGGAATAAACAAAAATGTCTCAAATGACAGCTGTTGTAACCTGTTTATGGGTTACTCTACTACGACCGATGGTGATGTCAGTCCCTTTTTGTTTTTGTGAACCAAGAGGTGTCAAACACTATTTTGGAAATCAAAAGTAAGGTGGATCGTCAGTCCTTTGTTGATCAATGGTCCACCtagcttattttttatttttaaaatggttTTTGATACATGTAGTTTcgtaaaaatagaaagtaagggACTATATCATTGTCAGTCACCCAGGGACCAACGATGATGTGGCCTGTAAAAAGGTCACAACAGCTACCATTTGGGATATTATGTTCATTCCAAAGAGCAACACTACGTCTAATTTCTCTTTTTGCTTGCCTTGAGCCATCGGCTTTGTGAAGCAAGGCTAGATTACTCTTTTCTTTATTGTCCGCTCTGGCCCCTATGGGTTTTGCGAAGGCCAAAACTAGCAGCTCTGAAGTTCTACCACATCTTTGAAAATCCTATAAAGTAGAGATCGCACGTTGTGTGGGTAGAAAAATGTGCCCAATCCCTTCTTTTTCTGTCAGTGAGGCCCTTACTTGGAATGTATGGTTGTGTAGACTGATCACAGGAGTAACTCAAGTTGGAGAATTTTTGATTCCCCAATCTTGAAAGCGATTCCGTTGCTTCTAGCAGACCATCGATTTAGAGCTTCATCCAACTAGTGGCGACTCAAGTCAAACATATCATATTTGAGTCAGTATGGCACCTCACTAGCGTGCAAAACATGAAGGAAAGCTGTGGAAGTGAGGgcatcatatttattcatgcaGTTGTTACACCCACCAGTGGTTCCAGTGTTTATTTTGATTCAACCCTGCGGCAGCTGCTACATTCTTACAAAGGCTATAAAGCCCTTATCATGTTAAGTTGGACAGTTTGGGTGCTGCACATGTGCAACAAATTTGCACTTGTGTGGGAGGCGGTATTTACCACCTCCCCCAAATTATTTTTGTTTAACCAAGACCACTTTTTATTGGTATCTCAGTCTACTGCCTTCCCCTAACCAAGACCATTTAAACAAGTTTGAATGGCATGACAAATTTGCACTTGTGCAAATGATTTTGTTTGCCCAAGACCACTTCTTATTGCCATCTCAGTCCATTTTGGCATTAGTGAGAACATAGGCAGGATCCAAACATGCCTGAAGAAAAGAAGTTTGGATGACATAACAAATCCCCGCTGTTAATACTGAACTTGATCTGATGTACATATTTGGAACTTAAAAGAAGAGGAATTAGAGGACTTCCAATCACCCTTGGGCTTGGTGAATGAGTTTAGGTCGTCACCTCTAGAGATGGTGAAAGAATCTGGAACAAGGATCCTTGGGGCAAATTCGTAGGGTCAATCATTGAATGGGCTTCTCTGTCCTCCAAAGTGTGGAGGATGTCTCCCTCGGATGTTTGTAATGAATGGTCAAATATTGTGGCACGGGGTCAGGTTATGGATCCAAATTAAACACTACATTTTATCTAGTGGTCCTTTGGTCCCCTTGCTAGTTATCTTGGCTTTGAGTGTCACTTTCTGTATTTTGCTTTGTTTTCTGGATCTTCAGATCCTTTGTTACTAATACAATTTCAGTTACCATTTtggggaggaaaaaaaaaaacaatcttcAAACTCAAGACTGATTCAACTAGATGTGATTCTTCGCGCAAGCCTGCCACCAACTGTGATCCTTGATTTTTCCTCTGCCTGCTAATCCTAGGACTTGCAACAGCATCATGTGTCATCAAATCCTCAACTTGCTGCATTGAGACTTTTGCATCTCTCATGGAGGCACTTTTTTCTTGCTTATTTTGGTTGGCATGCTGACCCTTTTTTTTAGTTCAATGCTTGCCAAAACCAGCAACGCTGGTGCACCCTTCCTAGAATTACTTGTCTTCCTCCTGCAGGGGTTGATGTTCGAGTGCTTGGCTGTTTTTGTAACAGAAGTAGGTGTTCCTGTTTGGAGATGATAGCATTGACAATGTCTTTGCAGTGTTTGTTTATGGGGGTTGCCAACTGATGGCTCAGTGGTAGAAACTGTGTTTCTACCTTGAGGTTAGGGGTTGGAGAACCCCTGTGGTGTGTGCGGGAGTGTAAGAGTCTGTATTcgcacctttcaaaaaaaaaaaaaaaaaactgatcatGCTTGTTTATCCCCTCTTCTCCTGCATTTCATCTAAGCATACCTCATGTAACTTGCAGGGTCCTGGAGGAAGGCCAGGCTTCGGGCGTGGAGGTGGTGGTTTTGGTGCAGGTCCGGGAAGCTCCAGTCTATCTTAAGCGCATGTGTTGGTTTGGAGTCCCCTAATTTTGCACACTTGGGCCCGATTTTGGCAAGCAGACACCATGGATTTTGTTGTTTTGATGATGGTTGAGAAGGTTTTAGCTCCACTAGATATGAGTTCATTTTGGGAtagtctttttttaaaaaaaaataataataaataaatttaaataatgtgATGGATGAAAGCTCCACTAGATATGAATTTTTTATGAGATAGTCTATTTTTGATAATGTGGTGGATGAAGCTCAGAAGTAGACCTACACGGTGCAGTTGTCTCTTTAAAAGAAGAACTCAAAAGCATGGTTGGTTGCTAGTATAAGTCCACATCTTTCTCCAGTGCATTTAGTTTGGATTAGAGAACTGATCACCCAGAACCGGCTGTAGGTTGACTTACCTACAACACCCTATTTTTACAAGCATTTTGCATTTGTTAGTTTCAAGCACATTGGTAAAAAATTTCACGAAGGCATAGAAAAAAAGGATTGTAAACTAACCTCCAACCTGTTGTAGGTGATCACTTCTCATCTTGTGGTTGAAAGAAAGTTTGGAGGATGCGAAGTGTCCCAGCAAAGCCttcctgttctttttctttttccctcttttctGATACTGTTATCAATCTTAATGGGAGTGGATGATTGGAATTAGCCCTGCTTGTTGCTTGTCTAAAGTCAGCAATTATCCTCTGCTTAAGTTACCATCGCGGCCTGATTGGATATCATGCAGGGGACCCCCCTTTTTTAGACTGACTAAATACACCCATCGTAGATTTTTATGTGGTGGAACTACTCATGCGATGGATGCAGCTCAGATTCTGGCTGCAATGCGTAGGTAGCAACAATGCATGCGTGTGCTGCTAACACCTTcattcgtgtttttttttttttttttttgtcattttgctGGAAAGAAGGGATTTTTCTAACACCAACCCATTGACTAAGCCAAGCCAAACACTTGATAAATGCGTACCATGATGTGCGATTCATGTAGATGTGAATTTTCCCTCTGGAGTATCTCCGATTGCACGCATGCAATTATTCATGATGTTCAAGAAACCTGAAATCTAAGTCGAAGGTCTGCCACTTGTTCTTGATTTTTTAAGACTCAAAATATCAATTTGTAGGTCAGTTTTCCACTGATTAAATTGGCAAGAGAAATTTAATCATTTGCCTATATTGGCATTTTCGTTTTTCCTGATACAAACACATCTCCATGGTTATATACATTTAGATTTGTGTCATGCAGGTCTGATGCACAATAGTATTCTGATTATtactagattttttttctttcaagaagTTACTTTTGATGAAAGTGATAAATATGACCGAGGTTTTAAAATATCGTGTGTTTATCAATTTTAACTTGAATATTAGTAAAGAGGAATTTTACAAAAAGCTACATACTTAGTATAGAATTTACATTTCAGTACCGTGatgttatgtgaaatccactatgACAACCAAAGTATGTCTCCTCGTCTTAGGCCCAGGGTCCAAAAATAACCCCATCAGTAAATCAGCCTCACCcgtaattcaggtggaccacgtgaTTGAAAACAGTTTGTGGGGTAACTTTGACTCTTCAGACTGCTTCCCTTGGATGGGCTTGATGTTTGGGTCCTAGGCCTAAGTTTTGgcatggcatctaatggttgaagtggatctTATAttcacattacagtggacctcgTGAAAATAAGGTTGGCGTCCCTCTTCAATTGTTCTATAAAATAGAGATTTAAAGGGAATTTATCCCACCCTTATCTTCTTCAGGGtccgccataatgtttatgtaagatccattTTGACAATTATATGTGTAAAACTATGTTAGGCCccagccaaaaaataaaaataaaaatctgcctAACTCGTAATCAGGTGGCCACGGGTACCTGCTGTGAGAGAGATGTTGACCTCTATTTTTATAGGGTCTCTTgcaatgattatatgaaatccactccaaccattagatgctcTGTCAAAATTTATGCTTAGAGCCCGGACATCAAGCCCATCAATGATTTATGTGGGTCACACAGAGGGAAACAATTTAGAGGGTGAGGGTTGCCCTATAtactgttttcaatcatgtggtccatttgaattatAGATGGGGCTAATTTTTGGGGCAGGCCTAATATGGGTTGTCGAGATGAATTTCACTTAAGCATCACAAGAGGTACTCCATTGGTAGTTAGATAGGGCAGCTTATTGACAACCTTTTTTGAAAAAGGAACCCTAATAAAAATTCTATATTAAGGAGtggttttttgtaaaattcccaaaTAATCAGGGAATTTATTATGTAAATAATTATATTTCAAATATATTTActaatttgagaaatttttaacatttttaaaaatattttaccaataatatcccaagaaaaacctcaaaatttgaaaatctcccaaAGAAATTTATGTGCCAGGAAATTGCCAAGaacaagatttgtcactatgctTTTGGCACGTCCCTTTTTTTGATTATTTGAAATTCTGCAACTCATGTTGAATGTCAGTGCTTACCAAACTGAGTtcctttggtgagtttttcttttttcttttgatctAAGGAAATACTGATGTCCAGGAAATACCAAATAGGCTCTAGAGAGGAGAGAAATAAGGATAGTGCTAGAAAAACTAATCCAATCCACTGATATGGTGAGGGATCACTCAGACGGTTTCATTGAGGCTGGGATGCCTCCCCCATATGGCAAGGGATCACTCAACACGATCAATCAATGGAGGTTTTGCTTTCAAGTTTttgggtaatatatatatatatacatatatatatatatatatatatatatatatatatatatatatatgggaaaaggtactgtgcgctcgacctcacgattagctcccgtgaggtcgagctgtgtgggccccaccgtgatgcgtgtcgaccatcaacaccgtgcatttgatgggtaccctctaaattatgggatatcccaaaaatcggctgtatacagaactcaggtgggccataccatctaaaatcatgtgaaacaccgttaaaacatataaaagcacttggtggggcccaactgagttttgaatgcttctgaaacttggtctgaaccctcatgaaagtgtgacacacataatggatgggctggatttgcaaaccacatctcggtgggcccaaaaaactgattatgaatgttttaatggtgcacggcccctccccacttctgtatgtggtgtggcccacaaaagtcactgattgacttgatttttgagacctatgcccacgatggaatggtgcatctgactgatgggttagatgttcgaaacgcatcacgatggggcccacacagctcgacctcatgggacggactcgtgaggtcgagtgcatagtaccttttccttttatatatatatatataaaatgtcgAGTCTTGGTGGTTGAATTGAGTTTGTCaaattccatgcatttttattttatttttatctatttTAGTCGAGTTTGTTCAGGTTCTGAAACTAGTACTGTAGGTACTGCACATCTTAGAGCTTCCGTGAAGTATGCTTTCTAGTTGCACTGGTATCACAAATTATCGATAGTTAATGTTAGTTTTAGAAATAGCTTTAGAATTGCATTTCTAGGGCAGAAATTATTGACAATTTGTTTTTGGATACAGAAACTCGCTAGCAATCAACATTGCAAGTAAGAAACTTGATTGCAACAAAACGAAAACATGTGTCCTCTACATTTCTCTCCCATTTTCAGCAAGTTCTTGAATGTTCTATACACTGCATCTAATTGCATGGACCAATGTGTTTTAGTCTCAAAATGATCATGGACACATCATTGTCACCGTCATCATAACCTTGTTTCAGGAATTTCAGTCGGCTTCGGAAAACTTAGCCAAGTTAGATTTGAAATAGTAATTCTCATGATTGCTTGGCAAAAGTTCAACGACCGGCTTCCTACTTAACATCAGCCCTTTGATCGGGGTGAAGAAAAGCTGAAGACCACCTGGCATCAACTGTCCTTTTCATCTCAACATCCAAACCAGAGACCAACTGGACCATTTACCCTACTTCCATGTCTATCAGAATCTCTTAGCAACCAAAGCAGTTATCTCTTATCTGGTCCCCAATCCCATTCAATGTCTCATAAATAGTTGTGCTCTTGGGATGTCTTGTATCTCCCACCATGAATCTAAAGCTCTCCCCTCTTACCTCCACACAGCTCCATCCTGCTTCTTTTCTAGGACCCTCACCACCCCTCATTTCCTCTCTCAACCTCACTGCATCTTCCCATCTGCCAACCGCTGCATAAACATTGGACATAACCACTCTCCAAGCCTTGCTACCTGGATCTAAAACAGAAAGCCTCTCCACAACTCTCTCTGCAATCTCAATTTCACCAAAAAGCGCACAAGCACCCAATAGAGCTCCCCAAACAGCCAGGCCAGGCCTCATAGGCATCTCTTCTATGAAATCTTCGGCTTCTTTGAGTCGTCCCGACCTTCCCAAGAGATCGACCATGCAAGCAAAATGCTCCATGCTAGGCTCAATGCCATAGTCCCTAGTCATTTTGTTAAAGCACGCATATCCTTCTTTTACCAGTCCCGAATGCCCACATGCTGTGAGAACATTAAGAAACGTTATTGCATTTGGAGGGTGAGCCCCAAATCTCTCAAGCTCACGAAAAACCCATAGAGCAGAAATGCCATCCCCATGGATTCCGTATGCTGCAATCATTGAATTCCAAGAAGCCAGATCCCTAGTAGGCATGTCCTCAAAGATCCACTTCGCAAAATCAATCCTACCCGACTTGGCATACATGTCTATAAGGGAGTTCCCAATAAAAACATCACACCCGAATCCTGATTTTGTTATGTATCCATGGATGATTTGGCCTTGTTGCAATGATGCTAACTCTGCGCAAGCTTGGAGTGAACTCAACATTGTGACAAAATCAGGGGCCAAAACATctctttcaatggtgtggatttcagtgAGAAGTTGCAGAGCATCACAAGGACGGTCGTTCTTCACATAGCATAAGAGCATGGTGTTCCAAGAGATTACATCTCTTCCGTTCATCATTGTAAAGAGCTGATATGCTGAATCAACCTGTTTGGTTTTTGCATACATATCTATGAGAGAGTTttctaccatgatgcatgggaaaaatccatttttaatcAAGAACCCATGTATCCCTTTGCCCCATTTCAAAGAACCCGAATGGGCACAATCTTGAACAAGGGTTGCCATGGTCTCCGGGTTGAGATATCGACGTTC
Coding sequences within:
- the LOC131233696 gene encoding pentatricopeptide repeat-containing protein At1g06140, mitochondrial-like: MPSVSLQLPPFSSPAKHTNTFQSNKPQSIDSLRLLPEDPFRNSMASVQFLNSYAANRDLKSAACIHAGVLKSGFDADVFVGNSLLDAYVKCRNLEDAVRLFDRMPERNVVSWTSMISGQCQSRLHDTAISTFKKMLESGPPPNEFTLSVMLQACTQKQNLKMGEMIHGYIIRNGYIRDQFIQNSLIDMYSKSGSLVAAGKLMDRLSCRDVVSWTSVISGFVVEGLIEKALVLFFQMQEDGVMPNAVTIISIIHAVSLVNEWRFFRWIHGWVVKTKLGSDPFVVNSLVEMYSRNGFVEGVKIFGQFCFTGERRYLNPETMATLVQDCAHSGSLKWGKGIHGFLIKNGFFPCIMVENSLIDMYAKTKQVDSAYQLFTMMNGRDVISWNTMLLCYVKNDRPCDALQLLTEIHTIERDVLAPDFVTMLSSLQACAELASLQQGQIIHGYITKSGFGCDVFIGNSLIDMYAKSGRIDFAKWIFEDMPTRDLASWNSMIAAYGIHGDGISALWVFRELERFGAHPPNAITFLNVLTACGHSGLVKEGYACFNKMTRDYGIEPSMEHFACMVDLLGRSGRLKEAEDFIEEMPMRPGLAVWGALLGACALFGEIEIAERVVERLSVLDPGSKAWRVVMSNVYAAVGRWEDAVRLREEMRGGEGPRKEAGWSCVEVRGESFRFMVGDTRHPKSTTIYETLNGIGDQIRDNCFGC